One window of Globicephala melas chromosome 2, mGloMel1.2, whole genome shotgun sequence genomic DNA carries:
- the LOC115849273 gene encoding LOW QUALITY PROTEIN: RAD52 motif-containing protein 1-like (The sequence of the model RefSeq protein was modified relative to this genomic sequence to represent the inferred CDS: substituted 1 base at 1 genomic stop codon), with protein sequence MLHLVPFVVLIGGDKTLLVWELSSGSTAEALQHSLFTVFSRFGFLYSVXVFPNAAVGGPGFYAIIKFHSARDAHRAQKACDQKQLFHTSPVKMGPNVHLGTRPKAVQHNTLALKSSRCQELANYNFGFRGSSKRIIKLQDHSNLEERENTNIVTPLQKQSLKFFCALEVVLTSHECRSPGVGMAEEPLDKLEEGSLSFLMGRKVTQKLAIEKAVTAAFQKLLNVVLESGKTPVAYRPCEDVTDARTEEELQDLIQVSYFSCQPCGQREEECLSDFSFVEEEFRLPELD encoded by the exons ATGCTGCACTTGGTACCTTTTGTGGTTCTCATCGGGGGTGACAAAACCTTGCTGGTGTGGGAGCTGAGCTCTGGATCCACGGCCGAGGCCTTGCAA CATTCTCTCTTCACAGTCTTCTCCCGGTTTGGCTTTCTGTATTCTGTCTGAGTCTTCCCAAATGCAGCAGTGGGTGGTCCTGGGTTCTATGCCATCATCAAGTTTCATTCAGCAAGGGATGCCCACAGAGCCCAAAAGGCATGTGACCAGAAGCAGCTTTTTCACACATCTCCAGTGAAGATGGGTCCAAAT GTTCATCTCGGCACCAGACCTAAGGCGGTTCAACATAATACACTTGCACTAAAGAGCTCCAGATGCCAAGAATTGGCAAATTACAACTTTGGTTTCCGTGGGTCGTCAAAAAGGATCATCAAG CTTCAGGATCATTCTAAccttgaagaaagggaaaatacaaaTATTGTGACACCACTTCAGAAGCAAAGCCTGAAGTTCTTCTGTGCTTTAGAGGTGGTGTTGACCTCCCACGAGTGCAGGAGTCCTGGAGTTGGCATGGCTGAGGAACCTTTGGATAAGTTGGAGGAAG GGTCATTATCATTCCTTATGGGAAGGAAGGTAACCCAGAAGCTTGCTATTGAGAAAGCTGTAACAGCTGCATTCCAGAAATTGCTGAATGTGGTTTTAG AAAGTGGTAAAACACCTGTGGCATATAGACCCTGTGAAGATGTCACAGATGCTAGAACCGAAGAGGAACTACAGGATTTAATTCAA GTCAGCTACTTTTCATGTCAGCCGTGTGGCCAAAGGGAGGAAGAATGTCTCTCAGACTTCAGCTTTGTGGAGGAAGAGTTCAGATTGCCAGAACTGGACTAG